One Candidatus Binatia bacterium genomic window carries:
- a CDS encoding YfhO family protein, producing MKTSRRVDLVAFAAFGLLAAILWFHRLQVDAPNDWHLTAHDSFFFTWPEVMYAWERLQAGEFPLWNPWQMAGIPFSSLQSRGLFHPPNLLLMLVSPSPTMVLAAGAIFHLAVGGFFTWMLGGRLGLSNPARATAALAFMLSWRIFNGFYMPVFLSTMVWLPAVLWATQGLLSRPCTSRAIVLALALGLSFLGGWAQGFLLTVQFALAWGVFGLAVFSEPGSRVRAIGFAALAGLLALGLVAVQLVPAVELALQGSRSLAGLGLRQAGMYAASPQSFLWTVAPVLPLALVPLGLADRPRRKYWFFFLVAALVSALFSLGEATPVFAIYHALPLGNLFRGPGRALFLTVFAIAMLEGIGVQAVMGLLSRLATKSRSARGRHRPILRSASRVLPVLVATAVGLAAYARTGQPWTHPVLAPERPYAPPALLEDLARAPGQRRVFVERLGLRPFVDSRRGLVGLPYKFGTLHGVPVVPDYDPQLPSVYRDYFFGGRPRPLWHGGVSLFRGTRRRPSPGLARLLDLMGVGVWLVPIEPPPNHFGNGRRWRYRREVQRLEQLAGGEALDLGGIRRIERPSALPRVWVVPRVREEPDPIAAQSLLRSGAFDPRETAIVHEPLTLSGSRSTGAHAIDSGSDARSARSARFLEYAPERVVVEGRCDQPRCLLVLSDLDYPGWEATVDGEARPIHRTNVLFRGVVIDRGTHRVAFRYRPRSLLFGASLTAFTLLLLPVLVTCERRRLSRRRTGVQPQEGLRHRRDGRSPKPGLAPPDTPRAH from the coding sequence GTGAAGACCTCACGTCGAGTCGATCTCGTTGCGTTCGCCGCCTTCGGCCTGCTTGCTGCGATTCTTTGGTTCCACCGGCTTCAAGTGGACGCTCCGAACGACTGGCACCTTACGGCACACGACTCCTTCTTCTTCACCTGGCCCGAGGTGATGTACGCCTGGGAAAGGCTTCAGGCAGGGGAGTTTCCGCTCTGGAACCCCTGGCAGATGGCGGGCATCCCGTTCAGTTCTCTCCAGTCGCGTGGCCTGTTCCATCCCCCGAACCTTCTGCTGATGCTGGTGTCGCCGTCCCCCACGATGGTGCTCGCCGCAGGCGCGATCTTCCATCTCGCCGTCGGGGGGTTCTTCACCTGGATGCTGGGCGGGCGTCTTGGGCTGTCGAACCCGGCGCGCGCGACCGCCGCCCTCGCCTTCATGCTGTCGTGGCGAATCTTCAACGGCTTCTACATGCCCGTCTTCCTGTCGACGATGGTTTGGCTGCCCGCCGTTTTGTGGGCCACACAGGGCCTCCTGTCGAGGCCGTGCACCTCACGCGCCATCGTCCTCGCCCTTGCGCTCGGCCTCTCCTTTCTCGGCGGCTGGGCGCAGGGCTTCCTTCTCACGGTGCAGTTTGCGCTGGCATGGGGGGTCTTCGGGCTCGCCGTCTTCTCCGAACCGGGGAGCCGGGTGCGGGCCATCGGCTTCGCCGCTCTGGCCGGTCTGTTGGCGCTAGGCCTCGTTGCGGTCCAGCTGGTGCCTGCCGTCGAACTTGCGCTGCAGGGATCGCGGAGCCTGGCCGGCCTGGGCCTCCGTCAGGCGGGAATGTACGCGGCCAGCCCGCAGAGCTTTCTATGGACGGTCGCGCCGGTGCTGCCCCTCGCGCTCGTGCCCCTGGGGCTTGCAGACCGCCCTCGGAGAAAATACTGGTTCTTCTTCCTCGTCGCAGCCCTCGTCTCGGCTTTGTTCTCCCTCGGGGAGGCGACGCCGGTCTTCGCGATCTATCACGCTTTGCCGCTCGGCAACCTCTTTCGGGGACCCGGCCGGGCGCTCTTTCTCACGGTGTTCGCCATCGCGATGCTGGAGGGCATCGGCGTGCAGGCCGTGATGGGATTGCTGAGCCGTCTCGCGACGAAGTCGAGAAGCGCGCGGGGAAGGCACCGTCCGATCCTCCGCTCCGCATCCCGCGTCCTCCCAGTCCTCGTCGCCACCGCCGTGGGACTCGCCGCCTACGCCCGCACGGGACAACCCTGGACCCACCCGGTCCTGGCACCGGAAAGACCCTACGCACCGCCGGCGCTGCTCGAGGACCTGGCCCGCGCGCCCGGGCAGCGTCGCGTTTTCGTCGAGAGATTGGGCCTCCGGCCCTTCGTCGATTCCAGGCGCGGCCTCGTTGGGCTGCCCTACAAGTTCGGAACCCTGCACGGCGTTCCCGTCGTGCCGGATTACGATCCGCAGCTCCCGAGCGTCTATCGGGACTACTTCTTTGGCGGGCGGCCCCGGCCCCTCTGGCACGGGGGCGTCTCCCTGTTTCGCGGGACCCGCCGCCGCCCGTCTCCCGGGCTCGCGCGCCTCCTCGACCTGATGGGTGTCGGGGTCTGGCTGGTGCCGATCGAGCCCCCGCCGAACCATTTCGGCAACGGGAGACGCTGGCGATACCGAAGGGAGGTCCAACGTCTGGAGCAGCTCGCCGGCGGCGAGGCACTCGACCTCGGCGGAATCCGGCGGATTGAGCGCCCATCCGCCCTGCCGCGCGTCTGGGTAGTGCCGCGCGTCCGGGAAGAGCCCGATCCGATCGCCGCGCAGTCGCTGCTTCGCTCGGGCGCATTCGATCCACGTGAGACGGCGATCGTCCACGAACCCTTGACGCTGTCCGGTTCGCGCTCGACGGGCGCGCACGCCATCGACTCCGGATCCGACGCGCGGTCTGCTCGTAGCGCTCGATTCCTCGAGTACGCGCCCGAACGGGTGGTGGTCGAAGGTCGTTGCGACCAGCCGCGCTGCCTGCTCGTCCTCTCCGACCTCGATTACCCTGGTTGGGAAGCGACGGTCGACGGCGAAGCGCGACCCATCCATCGCACGAACGTCCTCTTTCGGGGTGTAGTGATCGATCGGGGAACGCACCGCGTGGCGTTCCGCTACCGTCCCCGCTCTCTTCTCTTCGGCGCGTCCCTGACCGCATTCACGCTCCTTCTGCTCCCGGTCCTCGTGACCTGCGAGCGCCGCCGGCTCTCTCGTCGCCGAACGGGGGTGCAGCCGCAGGAGGGTTTGCGTCACCGAAGGGACGGGCGATCTCCAAAACCGGGACTTGCGCCGCCCGACACGCCACGGGCACACTAG